A window of the Halolamina sp. CBA1230 genome harbors these coding sequences:
- a CDS encoding MBL fold metallo-hydrolase → MNADDFPTPDADVESVDPETLKDHIDAGEDVTLLDARMQSDYEEWRIDGENVTSINVPYFEFLEDEIDDDVLEQIPDDREVTVLCAKGGASEFVAGTLADRGYDVNHLEDGMNGWASIYEAVEVERYDGAGTLLQYQRPSSGCLGYLLYDDGEAAIIDPLRAFTDRYLGDADELGVDLQYALDTHIHADHISGVRDLDAEGVEGVIPEAAVDRGVTYAAEQSSASPASQARQDADELTTAADGDTFEVGDATIEAVYTPGHTTGMTSYLVGDSLLATGDGLFVESVARPDLEEGDDGAPDAARMLYESLQERILTLPDDTLIGGAHFSDAAEPAEDGTYTAPIGELVEEMDALTMDEDEFVDLILSDMPPRPANYEEIIATNLGQNAVDDEEAFTLELGPNNCAASQDSLAGD, encoded by the coding sequence ATGAACGCCGACGACTTCCCGACTCCGGACGCTGACGTGGAATCCGTCGACCCGGAAACGCTGAAGGATCACATCGACGCCGGCGAGGACGTCACGCTCCTCGACGCGCGTATGCAATCGGACTACGAGGAGTGGCGCATCGACGGCGAGAACGTCACGTCGATCAACGTCCCGTACTTCGAATTCCTCGAGGACGAGATCGACGACGATGTCCTCGAGCAGATCCCCGACGATCGCGAGGTGACCGTCCTGTGTGCGAAAGGCGGCGCCAGCGAGTTCGTCGCGGGCACGCTCGCCGACCGTGGCTACGACGTGAACCACCTCGAGGACGGGATGAACGGCTGGGCGAGCATCTACGAGGCCGTCGAGGTCGAGCGCTACGACGGCGCCGGGACGCTGCTGCAGTATCAGCGTCCCTCCTCGGGCTGTCTCGGTTACCTCCTCTACGACGACGGGGAGGCCGCGATCATCGACCCGCTGCGGGCGTTCACCGACCGCTACCTCGGGGATGCGGACGAGCTCGGCGTCGACCTGCAGTACGCGCTGGACACCCACATCCACGCCGACCACATCTCGGGGGTTCGCGACCTCGACGCGGAGGGCGTCGAGGGCGTCATCCCCGAGGCCGCCGTAGACCGCGGCGTCACCTACGCCGCGGAGCAAAGCTCCGCGAGCCCTGCCTCGCAAGCTCGGCAGGACGCGGACGAACTGACCACAGCCGCGGACGGCGACACCTTCGAGGTCGGCGACGCGACGATCGAGGCCGTCTACACGCCCGGGCACACGACCGGGATGACCTCCTACCTCGTCGGCGACAGCCTGCTCGCGACCGGCGACGGGCTGTTCGTCGAGAGCGTCGCCCGCCCCGACCTCGAGGAGGGCGACGACGGCGCGCCCGACGCGGCGCGCATGCTGTACGAGTCCCTGCAGGAGCGCATCCTGACGCTGCCCGACGACACGCTGATCGGTGGCGCGCACTTCAGCGACGCGGCTGAGCCCGCCGAGGACGGCACCTACACAGCGCCCATCGGTGAGCTCGTCGAGGAGATGGACGCGCTCACGATGGACGAGGACGAGTTCGTCGACCTGATCCTCTCGGACATGCCGCCCCGCCCGGCCAACTACGAGGAGATCATCGCGACGAACCTCGGGCAGAACGCCGTCGACGACGAGGAAGCGTTCACGCTGGAGCTCGGGCCGAACAACTGCGCCGCCAGCCAGGACTCCCTCGCGGGTGACTAA
- a CDS encoding sulfurtransferase TusA family protein, which yields MSAEFDIAETLDVKGASCPMPVVKTKSAIDDLAEGEVLEVLATDPGSMSDIDGWASGTEGVELVDQEEGDDVYKHYVRKTE from the coding sequence ATGAGTGCTGAATTCGACATCGCGGAGACGCTCGACGTCAAAGGTGCATCGTGTCCCATGCCAGTGGTGAAGACGAAGTCCGCTATCGACGACCTCGCTGAAGGTGAGGTCCTCGAAGTGCTGGCGACCGATCCCGGGAGCATGAGCGACATCGACGGCTGGGCGTCCGGCACCGAGGGCGTCGAGCTCGTCGACCAGGAGGAAGGCGACGACGTGTACAAACACTACGTCCGCAAGACGGAGTAA
- a CDS encoding DsrE/DsrF/DrsH-like family protein: MSTDTPDAPADDAPSRAELAARVDELEDALAEATSEDAGKKMSIIATKGTLDMAYPPLILASTAAAFDYDVTVFHTFWGLDILHEERSKNLKLSSVGNPNMPVPNAVAALPGMDRVTTKMMEKKISDNDTATIEELIETSLDMGVEFQACQMTIDLMDYDEADFYDGVTTGVGAATALQDMADADIQLLV; this comes from the coding sequence ATGAGTACGGACACACCCGACGCGCCGGCCGACGACGCGCCTTCGCGTGCGGAACTGGCCGCGCGCGTCGACGAACTGGAGGACGCGCTCGCCGAGGCCACCAGCGAGGACGCCGGCAAGAAGATGAGCATCATCGCCACGAAGGGCACCCTCGACATGGCGTATCCGCCGCTCATCCTCGCGAGCACCGCCGCCGCCTTCGACTACGACGTGACCGTCTTTCACACGTTCTGGGGACTGGACATCCTCCACGAGGAGCGCTCCAAGAACCTGAAGCTCAGCTCCGTCGGCAACCCCAACATGCCGGTGCCGAACGCCGTCGCCGCGCTCCCCGGGATGGACCGCGTCACGACGAAGATGATGGAGAAGAAGATCTCCGACAACGACACGGCCACCATCGAGGAACTCATCGAGACGAGCCTCGACATGGGCGTGGAGTTCCAGGCCTGCCAGATGACGATCGACCTGATGGACTACGACGAGGCCGACTTCTATGACGGCGTCACCACCGGCGTCGGCGCCGCCACCGCTCTCCAGGATATGGCCGACGCCGACATCCAACTGCTCGTGTAA
- a CDS encoding long-chain-fatty-acid--CoA ligase, whose translation MERPLLVTNFLDRARNYYGDETGVVTATGERYTYDELGDRVDRFSALLQQRGVEKGDRVAVLDPNTHYHLEAAYGAMQVGAVHTPLNYRLTPEDFEYILNDAGVTAIYADYAYAEKIEAVRDAVPVETFLTNDADAVEGDWADVDDRLADTSPSYDRPEMDESDVITINYTSGTTGDPKGVCRTHRNETLHSYLVAYHQNICDTDTYLWTLPMFHVNGWGHIFSVTGAGAVHVCTRGVDAADIFETIRTENVSYLCAAPTVLNMLQDYYADNDVETTGDEPVRAATAGSAPPEATIRTVEDEFGWDLVHVYGATETGPLITTSEAGRLLDDENRYSLKKRQGIGFLGTEVRVVDENGEDVPWDDETIGEIVVSGNQVMEGYWNKPDATEEAFNERLEGYYHMGDFAVVDENGFLSIQDRKKDIIISGGENISSIELEDTLFDHSEVSDVAVIPSPHDDWGETPKAFVVPESGDPDNPGVTADDLVAFTRENLATYKAIRRVEFVTDLPTTATGKVQKYELREEEWADEDSMVGQG comes from the coding sequence ATGGAGCGACCACTCCTCGTCACTAACTTTCTCGACCGCGCACGCAACTACTACGGCGACGAGACCGGGGTCGTCACAGCCACGGGGGAGCGCTACACGTACGACGAGCTCGGCGACCGCGTCGACCGGTTCTCCGCGCTCCTCCAGCAGCGCGGCGTCGAGAAGGGCGACCGCGTCGCCGTCCTCGATCCGAACACGCACTACCACCTCGAAGCCGCCTACGGCGCGATGCAGGTCGGCGCCGTCCACACGCCGCTCAACTATCGCCTCACGCCCGAGGACTTCGAGTACATCCTGAACGACGCCGGTGTCACCGCGATCTACGCGGACTACGCGTACGCCGAGAAGATCGAAGCAGTTCGGGACGCCGTTCCCGTGGAGACGTTCCTCACGAACGACGCGGACGCCGTCGAGGGCGACTGGGCGGACGTCGACGACCGCCTCGCGGACACGTCGCCGTCGTACGACCGCCCGGAGATGGACGAGAGCGACGTCATCACCATCAACTACACGTCGGGGACGACGGGCGATCCAAAGGGCGTCTGCCGTACGCACCGCAACGAGACGCTGCACTCCTATCTCGTCGCCTACCACCAGAACATCTGCGACACCGACACGTACCTCTGGACGCTCCCGATGTTCCACGTCAACGGCTGGGGGCACATCTTCTCCGTCACCGGCGCCGGCGCGGTTCACGTCTGCACGCGCGGCGTCGACGCCGCCGACATCTTCGAGACCATCCGGACCGAGAACGTCTCCTACCTCTGTGCGGCGCCGACGGTCCTGAACATGCTCCAGGACTACTACGCGGACAACGACGTCGAAACCACCGGGGACGAGCCCGTTCGTGCCGCGACCGCCGGCAGTGCCCCACCCGAGGCGACCATCCGCACTGTCGAGGACGAGTTCGGCTGGGACCTCGTGCACGTCTACGGTGCCACCGAAACCGGCCCCCTGATCACCACGTCGGAAGCCGGACGACTCCTCGACGACGAGAACCGCTACTCGCTGAAGAAACGCCAGGGGATCGGGTTCCTCGGCACCGAAGTCCGGGTCGTCGACGAGAACGGCGAGGACGTTCCCTGGGACGACGAGACGATCGGCGAGATCGTCGTCAGCGGGAACCAGGTGATGGAAGGGTACTGGAACAAGCCCGACGCCACGGAGGAAGCGTTCAACGAGCGGCTCGAAGGCTACTACCACATGGGAGACTTCGCGGTCGTCGACGAGAACGGGTTCCTCTCCATCCAGGACCGGAAGAAGGACATCATCATCTCCGGGGGCGAGAACATCTCCAGCATCGAACTCGAGGACACGCTGTTCGACCACTCCGAGGTGAGCGACGTCGCCGTCATCCCGTCGCCACACGACGACTGGGGCGAGACGCCGAAGGCGTTCGTCGTCCCCGAGTCCGGTGACCCAGACAACCCGGGCGTCACTGCGGACGATCTCGTCGCGTTCACCCGCGAGAACCTCGCGACGTACAAAGCGATCCGGCGTGTCGAGTTCGTCACGGATCTCCCGACGACTGCGACCGGGAAGGTACAGAAGTACGAACTCCGCGAGGAGGAGTGGGCGGACGAGGACTCGATGGTCGGGCAGGGGTAG
- a CDS encoding AI-2E family transporter, which yields MLIQPFLQYVLGAVLLAYLLYPLQLRFEEHASSMVTAFSLVVLAVVGFVAPLVVVLGAVADSAERVLQDVETNGIPIEEIESRIEELTGQQIDILGELAGSGREVGAVVFDMSIDAFGTVTFHLIGVALALFLLYYLLKDGDELLDWLTRMVPLPTDIQRELHTEINGVMWGGLFGHVFVALVQGVVAGIGLAVAGVPSAVFWTAVVS from the coding sequence ATGCTGATCCAGCCGTTTCTCCAGTACGTTCTCGGTGCCGTCCTTCTCGCCTATCTGCTCTATCCGCTCCAACTCCGTTTCGAAGAGCACGCGTCCTCGATGGTGACGGCGTTCTCGCTCGTCGTGCTGGCAGTCGTCGGATTCGTCGCACCGTTAGTCGTCGTCCTCGGAGCGGTCGCCGACAGCGCCGAACGGGTTCTCCAAGACGTCGAGACGAACGGGATACCGATCGAAGAGATCGAATCCCGGATCGAGGAACTCACTGGACAGCAGATCGATATCCTCGGGGAACTCGCCGGCTCCGGGCGGGAGGTCGGGGCGGTCGTGTTCGACATGTCGATCGACGCGTTCGGGACGGTCACGTTCCACCTCATCGGCGTCGCGCTGGCGTTGTTCCTCCTCTACTACCTTCTCAAAGACGGTGACGAGCTGCTGGACTGGCTTACCCGAATGGTCCCGCTTCCGACGGACATTCAGCGTGAGCTGCACACCGAAATCAACGGCGTGATGTGGGGCGGTCTCTTCGGGCACGTTTTCGTCGCCCTCGTCCAAGGCGTCGTCGCCGGAATCGGGCTCGCAGTGGCCGGTGTTCCGAGTGCGGTGTTTTGGACGGCCGTCGTAAGTTAA
- a CDS encoding RNA-guided endonuclease TnpB family protein: MEVRRTVPVKLDVTDEQADLLQETIDEFLWAANYVVDAAWDGEWAETRKSVLHEITYDEVREQTRLHSNHVQSARDRAVDALDSVVATWANGEYASLPTFTTPFCEYNQRNATFYDDHASLSTVDGRVTVEYVLPDKNRDTPHSEYLCSAEWEMTGATLHYRRGDFYLHVRTKADVDDPEPAENGTILGVDLGVENIAVTSTGVFWSSDELTHWRQEYIERRKSLQECGTRWAHENVQAVGHKETGRFEQYLHRVANELVGEAARNGCTVIAFENLTGIRDRMPNARQFHEWAFRRLYEYVSYKAEERGIHVEQVNPKNTSRRCSSCGITHEDNRPSQDTFCCQSCGYENHADYNAAKNIGYRLLRNQTGGEGGAPVGVRLNTGMLNANGVKPLPDSARAGVHGESPRL, from the coding sequence ATGGAGGTCCGCCGCACCGTCCCGGTCAAACTTGATGTAACCGACGAACAGGCGGACCTGCTGCAGGAGACGATTGACGAGTTTCTGTGGGCCGCGAACTACGTCGTAGACGCCGCGTGGGACGGCGAGTGGGCTGAAACCCGCAAGTCCGTCCTCCACGAGATAACCTACGACGAGGTACGCGAGCAGACGCGACTCCACAGCAACCACGTGCAATCGGCTCGTGACCGTGCTGTCGATGCGCTCGATAGCGTGGTCGCCACGTGGGCGAATGGTGAGTACGCCTCGTTGCCGACGTTCACGACGCCGTTTTGCGAATACAACCAGCGCAACGCCACGTTCTACGACGACCACGCTTCGTTGTCCACCGTTGATGGGCGCGTCACCGTCGAGTACGTCTTGCCCGACAAGAACCGTGACACGCCCCACTCGGAGTACCTCTGCTCTGCCGAGTGGGAGATGACTGGCGCGACACTCCACTACCGTCGTGGCGACTTCTACCTCCATGTCCGAACAAAGGCGGACGTGGACGACCCCGAACCAGCCGAGAACGGAACGATTCTTGGCGTGGACCTCGGGGTCGAGAACATCGCTGTCACGTCGACCGGCGTGTTCTGGTCTTCCGACGAACTCACCCACTGGCGACAGGAGTACATCGAGCGCCGCAAATCTCTCCAAGAGTGTGGAACACGGTGGGCCCACGAGAACGTCCAAGCGGTCGGGCACAAGGAGACGGGGCGTTTCGAGCAGTACCTTCACCGAGTTGCAAACGAACTCGTCGGTGAGGCCGCTCGGAATGGCTGTACGGTAATCGCCTTCGAGAACCTGACGGGTATCCGTGATCGGATGCCAAACGCCCGTCAGTTCCACGAGTGGGCGTTCCGCCGCCTGTACGAGTACGTTTCGTACAAAGCCGAGGAACGCGGTATCCATGTCGAGCAGGTGAACCCGAAGAACACGTCGCGGCGGTGTTCGTCGTGTGGGATCACCCACGAGGACAACCGCCCGTCGCAGGACACGTTTTGCTGTCAGTCCTGTGGGTATGAGAATCACGCGGACTACAACGCGGCCAAGAACATCGGCTACAGACTCCTTCGCAACCAAACTGGGGGCGAGGGAGGCGCACCCGTAGGTGTGCGCTTGAACACCGGGATGCTGAACGCGAACGGGGTCAAACCCCTGCCGGATTCGGCTAGAGCGGGAGTCCATGGTGAAAGCCCACGGCTTTAG
- a CDS encoding helix-turn-helix domain-containing protein, with translation MVRVSSEDVPSLQTVLDALDDDDCRAILKRTAEPMTAIELRDACDIPRSTLYRKLELLTDASLLRERETINPGGGRTTKYERDFDDVTISIDEADRFSVSVERPSRSADERLADIWSKMGEEL, from the coding sequence ATGGTACGCGTGTCTTCCGAGGACGTTCCATCGTTGCAGACAGTCCTCGACGCGCTGGACGACGACGACTGCCGGGCGATCCTGAAGCGAACTGCCGAACCCATGACCGCAATCGAACTCAGGGACGCGTGCGATATCCCCAGATCGACACTGTACCGCAAGCTCGAACTCCTCACCGACGCCTCGCTGCTCCGGGAACGGGAGACGATCAACCCCGGCGGGGGGCGAACCACGAAGTACGAACGCGACTTCGACGACGTGACGATCTCTATCGACGAGGCCGACCGCTTCTCGGTGTCGGTCGAGCGGCCGTCGCGGAGCGCCGACGAACGGCTGGCGGATATCTGGTCGAAGATGGGTGAGGAGCTGTGA
- a CDS encoding plastocyanin/azurin family copper-binding protein encodes MERRKVLKAAGFAATAGLTGLAGCSSPSTETDTETEAPSNGGTETPSNGGTETPSDGTEAPSTGGGTTVEMQTEGGEYYFDPIGLSVEPGTTVTFENVSGNHSATAYDESNDSASVTRIPEGASAFNSGTLTEEGATFEHTFETSGTYDYFCIPHKSLGMVGRVVVGEPGGPAEGSMPPDGDVPESGTIVDQGSVSYSEFSG; translated from the coding sequence ATGGAACGCCGAAAGGTACTGAAAGCTGCTGGGTTCGCCGCGACCGCCGGACTGACCGGGCTCGCGGGCTGTAGCAGTCCGTCGACGGAGACGGACACCGAGACGGAAGCACCATCGAACGGCGGAACCGAGACGCCGTCGAACGGGGGGACGGAGACGCCGTCGGACGGGACGGAAGCACCCTCGACCGGCGGCGGGACGACGGTGGAGATGCAGACCGAGGGAGGTGAGTACTACTTCGACCCGATCGGGCTCTCTGTCGAGCCCGGTACGACTGTCACGTTCGAGAACGTCAGCGGGAATCACTCCGCGACGGCGTACGACGAGTCCAACGACAGCGCCTCGGTGACGCGCATCCCCGAAGGGGCGTCGGCGTTCAACAGCGGCACCCTGACCGAGGAGGGGGCGACGTTCGAACACACCTTCGAGACGAGCGGCACGTACGACTACTTCTGTATCCCGCACAAGAGCCTCGGCATGGTCGGCCGGGTCGTCGTCGGCGAGCCGGGCGGTCCGGCCGAGGGGAGCATGCCGCCGGACGGCGACGTGCCGGAAAGCGGGACGATCGTCGACCAGGGGTCGGTCTCCTACAGCGAGTTCTCGGGCTAA
- a CDS encoding creatininase family protein has protein sequence MGEKQPERVTVAEMSWPEVEAALRAGQATIILPLGATEQHGPHLPLGTDTRLATALAERVARRLGDALVAPPVPVGPSEEHTGFPGTVSIPRDTLTDLLREYVASFDAQGFERVVILPGHGGWFPVVDAAAPELSRTVEADVVAVTGLQRYMELLQEGLTAAGIDVDEPVVHAGASETAMLLALAPSLVSGPLPDGHTGPVSETTLFAEGIEAYDEDGVLGDARPATADAGEVLLEHVATAHAEYVREELDARDQAGES, from the coding sequence ATGGGAGAAAAGCAGCCGGAACGAGTGACGGTGGCCGAGATGTCGTGGCCGGAGGTCGAAGCGGCGCTCCGAGCGGGGCAGGCGACGATCATCCTGCCGCTCGGGGCGACGGAGCAACACGGGCCACATCTCCCGCTCGGGACGGACACACGCCTCGCAACCGCGCTCGCGGAACGCGTCGCTCGTCGGCTCGGGGACGCGCTCGTCGCACCGCCCGTCCCCGTCGGCCCGTCCGAGGAACACACCGGGTTCCCCGGGACCGTATCCATCCCCCGGGACACGCTCACTGACCTGCTTCGGGAGTACGTGGCGTCGTTCGACGCACAGGGGTTCGAGCGCGTCGTGATCCTCCCCGGCCACGGTGGGTGGTTCCCCGTCGTCGACGCCGCCGCCCCGGAGCTCTCACGGACGGTGGAGGCCGACGTCGTCGCCGTGACCGGGCTCCAGCGGTACATGGAGCTGCTTCAGGAGGGGCTCACGGCCGCCGGAATCGACGTCGACGAGCCAGTCGTCCATGCGGGTGCCAGCGAAACCGCGATGCTCCTCGCGCTCGCGCCGTCGCTCGTGAGCGGCCCGTTGCCGGACGGCCACACCGGACCGGTGTCCGAAACGACGCTGTTCGCGGAGGGGATCGAAGCGTACGACGAGGACGGTGTGCTCGGCGATGCGCGCCCGGCAACTGCCGACGCCGGGGAGGTCCTGCTCGAACACGTGGCAACCGCCCACGCCGAGTACGTTCGTGAGGAACTCGACGCCCGCGATCAGGCGGGGGAGTCGTAG
- the mftA gene encoding mycofactocin precursor MftA (Mycofactocin is a small molecule electron carrier derived from the final two amino acids, Val-Tyr, of MftA, the mycofactocin precursor. It plays a role in redox homeostasis and the metabolism of alcohols and aldehydes in Actinobacteria, including Mycobacterium tuberculosis.) yields the protein MSQSADTSSDTDQSDPDEPDIEEDLFEEELRIDGICGVY from the coding sequence ATGTCACAATCGGCGGATACGAGCTCGGATACCGACCAGTCTGACCCCGACGAACCGGACATCGAGGAAGACCTCTTCGAGGAGGAGCTTCGGATCGACGGGATCTGCGGCGTCTACTGA
- the mftB2 gene encoding mycofactocin biosynthesis chaperone MftB2, which produces MAPVARPDHVKFRREAEGGLVYDHENYGYEDASMYEVSDTVIDVLEFVDGERRPRDAVEREFSPAVVATLIDRGVLADVE; this is translated from the coding sequence ATGGCGCCCGTCGCCAGACCCGACCACGTCAAGTTCCGCCGCGAGGCCGAGGGAGGACTGGTGTACGACCACGAGAACTACGGGTACGAGGACGCGTCGATGTACGAAGTGAGCGACACCGTCATCGACGTGCTCGAGTTCGTCGACGGCGAGCGGCGGCCGCGCGACGCCGTCGAGCGCGAGTTCTCGCCGGCTGTCGTCGCAACCCTCATCGACCGCGGGGTGCTCGCGGATGTCGAGTGA
- the mftC gene encoding mycofactocin radical SAM maturase (MftC is a radical SAM/SPASM enzyme that catalyzes the first two steps in biosynthesis of the electron carrier mycofactocin from the terminal Val-Tyr dipeptide of the precursor peptide MftA.): MSSEPLSAPVTITWEVTLGCNLHCDHCLSGSGPGHQLPNELTTEQAHEFIAELDEMDVFQVNIGGGEPFVRPDMLELLEELTDRNISTCVSTNGTQLDEATLDRIEAMDPLFLQVSMDGLQAENDAIRGEGVYEQVVDALERLEDRDIGTTVNTVVTRQNVEDLPEIYELAEAHGAGLRLNRFRPSGRGEDTWDEFRLTEEGIRWLHGWIEDHPDVRTGDSFFYLNALGEVRNNTLKQCGAGSMTCLVDPAGDVFPCAFTQWDHLASGNVVEDGFQTAWDEIANLRSQIDDHEGCPAVAMGSADPDGEDPQLRAILSGD, from the coding sequence ATGTCGAGTGAGCCGCTCTCGGCGCCGGTCACCATCACCTGGGAGGTGACGCTGGGCTGTAACCTCCACTGCGATCACTGTCTCTCCGGGAGCGGCCCGGGCCACCAGCTCCCGAACGAGCTCACGACCGAACAGGCCCACGAGTTCATCGCCGAGCTCGACGAGATGGACGTGTTCCAGGTCAACATCGGCGGCGGCGAGCCGTTCGTCCGCCCCGACATGCTGGAACTGCTCGAGGAGCTCACCGACCGGAACATCTCGACGTGTGTGAGCACGAACGGCACCCAGCTCGACGAGGCCACCCTCGACCGGATCGAGGCGATGGACCCCCTGTTCCTGCAGGTGAGCATGGACGGGCTGCAGGCCGAGAACGACGCGATCCGCGGCGAGGGCGTGTACGAGCAGGTCGTCGACGCGCTCGAACGGCTGGAGGACCGCGACATCGGGACGACCGTCAACACCGTGGTCACCCGGCAGAACGTCGAAGACCTGCCCGAGATCTACGAGCTCGCCGAGGCCCACGGCGCCGGCCTGCGGCTGAACCGCTTCCGCCCCAGCGGCCGCGGCGAGGACACGTGGGACGAGTTCCGCCTCACGGAGGAGGGGATCCGCTGGCTCCACGGCTGGATCGAGGACCACCCCGACGTGCGGACGGGTGACTCCTTCTTCTACCTCAACGCGCTGGGCGAGGTGCGCAACAACACGCTCAAGCAGTGCGGTGCGGGCTCGATGACCTGCCTGGTCGACCCCGCGGGCGACGTGTTCCCGTGTGCGTTCACGCAGTGGGACCACCTCGCCTCGGGCAACGTCGTCGAGGACGGGTTCCAGACCGCCTGGGACGAGATCGCGAACCTCCGCAGCCAGATCGACGACCACGAGGGCTGTCCCGCGGTCGCGATGGGGAGCGCCGACCCCGATGGCGAAGACCCCCAGCTGCGGGCGATCCTCTCGGGCGACTGA
- a CDS encoding glycosyltransferase, with translation MSTPAAASPDRTGERAGSAGEYRRRDSVTVVDNVVVSRQPLTATRLNDAAVALVEALPTGQFRAPERVAAETGHELDTVERLFERLATRDFLEWRPSRDPEHRPPVSVVVTVRNDRENLAHCLDALAELDYPDSEVVVVDDGSTDGTRELVESREGAGDEVRLVRVGAPDDPIGIGAARNRGVDAARHDVIAFTDADCRPRPRWLADLVPCLAVADLVGGRVRPAGEGAASAYEGVNSSLDMGAYATRVDPTGRTPYLPTANLVGRRAVFETVRFPERNVAEDVAVCWGALDAGYAVVYTPRGVVEHAYRDAPRAFAARRGAYGASEALLASEHDREDGSVGVPVVALLVAVLAVVGVVGTGTVATGAVALGVAVLVGTAGLRGWRGWRRARRLAPAVTTSDLAASWARTRLSSAYALSREVTRYYSLPGAGLAVGCWLVGPAWVGSAVAAALVGAVGLPAVVEYHVHAPATSRFAYAGYYLADHLGYQLGVYRGALAHGTVAHLRPSARFRLT, from the coding sequence GTGTCGACCCCCGCCGCCGCTTCTCCCGACCGAACCGGCGAGCGAGCCGGCAGCGCGGGCGAGTACCGCCGCCGCGACAGCGTCACGGTCGTTGACAACGTGGTGGTCTCACGACAGCCGCTGACTGCGACACGGCTCAACGACGCCGCCGTGGCGCTCGTCGAGGCGCTCCCGACGGGCCAGTTCCGCGCTCCCGAGCGCGTCGCCGCGGAGACGGGCCACGAGCTCGACACCGTCGAACGACTGTTCGAACGGCTCGCCACCCGTGACTTCCTCGAGTGGCGACCGTCGCGTGACCCCGAGCACCGGCCGCCGGTGTCGGTCGTCGTCACGGTCCGAAACGATCGCGAAAACCTCGCCCACTGTCTCGACGCGCTGGCCGAACTGGACTACCCCGACTCCGAGGTAGTCGTCGTCGACGACGGCTCGACCGACGGGACGCGGGAACTGGTCGAGAGCCGTGAGGGGGCCGGCGACGAGGTCCGACTCGTTCGCGTCGGTGCCCCGGACGACCCGATCGGTATCGGCGCCGCACGGAACCGCGGCGTCGACGCGGCGCGCCACGACGTGATCGCGTTCACCGACGCCGACTGCCGACCGCGGCCCCGGTGGCTCGCCGATCTCGTCCCGTGTCTCGCGGTCGCGGATCTCGTGGGGGGTCGCGTCCGGCCGGCCGGCGAGGGCGCGGCGAGCGCCTACGAGGGGGTGAACTCCTCGCTCGATATGGGGGCGTACGCCACCCGTGTCGACCCCACCGGACGGACGCCGTACCTCCCGACCGCGAACCTCGTCGGCCGTCGTGCCGTGTTCGAGACGGTACGGTTCCCCGAACGAAACGTCGCCGAGGACGTGGCCGTCTGCTGGGGTGCGCTCGACGCCGGGTACGCGGTGGTGTACACGCCGCGCGGCGTGGTGGAACACGCCTACCGTGACGCCCCCCGAGCGTTCGCCGCCCGACGGGGGGCCTACGGCGCGTCGGAGGCACTGCTGGCGAGCGAGCACGACCGCGAGGACGGCAGCGTCGGCGTCCCGGTCGTCGCGCTGTTGGTCGCCGTCCTCGCAGTGGTCGGCGTCGTCGGCACGGGTACAGTCGCGACTGGCGCGGTCGCGCTCGGCGTGGCCGTACTCGTGGGGACCGCCGGCCTTCGAGGCTGGCGCGGCTGGCGGCGTGCCCGGCGGCTCGCCCCTGCGGTCACGACGAGCGACCTCGCCGCGAGCTGGGCCCGCACTCGACTCTCGTCGGCGTACGCGCTCTCACGGGAGGTGACACGGTACTACTCGCTCCCCGGCGCGGGGCTCGCGGTGGGCTGCTGGCTGGTCGGCCCGGCGTGGGTCGGTTCGGCTGTCGCAGCCGCGCTCGTCGGCGCGGTCGGCCTCCCGGCGGTCGTCGAGTACCACGTCCACGCGCCGGCGACGTCCCGGTTCGCCTACGCGGGCTACTACCTCGCGGACCACCTCGGCTACCAGCTCGGCGTCTACCGGGGCGCACTCGCCCACGGGACGGTCGCCCACCTCCGGCCGAGCGCGCGGTTCCGGCTCACCTAG